The Capsicum annuum cultivar UCD-10X-F1 chromosome 1, UCD10Xv1.1, whole genome shotgun sequence sequence ACTCACATTTCCTAACAAGAATTTTCCACGATTTAAAAAGTTTTTCATTTAGGAGAGATAATAGAGTGGGTCCAACTAAGTTTCATCCATATTCCATAATAATGAATAAGCATGTAGGGCAATGTACCCCACCATAATAGGCTCCCTCCATTATTTCACTAACAAAATGGAGGACACTATAATAACTGAAAAGAGAAGCAGCAGAGATGACCAATTGTTTTAAACTATCACACAGTAGTGAAAAAGAGTGAAGCTCCATCATTGGGATATGGCCTTACATCTTAATTGATAGTAGTAATATACACtcctcctattattattatttgatttttagagataAAGAATGTTAAAAAAGATAAGATTTTCTTCCAATTTTATTTCCTTTGCTCTTCAaagatatataaaacatatacaaacaTCATCTTCCTTAAGAGACCAAGACTAACGATAAGCCTTAACTTACAACATTCATGTCCCTCCTCCCTCTTTCCTAATTAAAGACTTCATATACCATTAAAACCTATCATGGAACCCCTAATCTAATCTTAGGATTAACAAAGGAACttaggaaaataaaaagtaaagcaaagctAAGGTAAGGTTCAAAAGGAAAATTCATCTCCTTTGTATACTATGGCATTAAAGACTAAGAAAGTCATTAGTAGACTATGTTGAATGCAGCCAGCCACCATCCATTCTCCTCTTTGTTTTAGCAAAATCTCAAGAGCCTCTCACATGACCCTGCAGCTGTTGGTGTTTTCATCACTGAAGAAGGTGCTGTAGTTATCACTTGGCGGTGGTGGAGGACCGTAGTAATACGGGTTGTAAGGCGGTGGCATGTAATTCACAGCTGGTGGTGGCCGAGCGTACATCATTGGTTGAAACCTTTCGTTCCCATTGGCACGCTGCTGCTGCATCATCATAGCTGCCATTTGTTGCTGCTGCTGGTGGTAGTAAGGATTGCCAGCCATAACCTCAGGACCAGCTCCTTGGAGGTAGCCACCaccattaccaccaccaccacccatTGCCGCCCCTGCCGGTAGGCCTTGGACTGCCGGAACACTGCTCATCTGGCCCATAGGGTTGCCCATCGGATTGCCCATTTGGCCCATCGGATTACCCATTTGCCCTGCTGGAGGACCACCCATTTGGCCCATCTGGCCCATTGGATTAGTCATGTTCCCCAACTGGCCCATGTTTCCACCTGCACTCATAGCCATCATCCTGTTTGGCATGCCTTGCATCCCATCATTTCCTCCACCTCCTTTCTTGGCCCCATTACCATTCATGTTAGGATGGCCACCACCATTCTTGTTCTGGCCACCGCCACCGGCATTTGGCTGCCCTCCACCATTCTTGCCACCCTTTTGAGCGGATCCTCCGCCTTGATTTTGATTTCCCCCATTTCCATTACCGCCACCTTTCTTACCACCATTATTTCCACCCATGTTAATCTGTACAGGGATGTTTCCACCACCATTACCACCACCTTTTTTCCCATTACCACCGGCATTGCCACCATTGTTACCTCCGTTTCCACCCTTCATAAGCTGAGGGTGCTGCCCATTCATAAGACCATTCATCATCATATTAGGCATCTGACCTCCTCCTCCATTACCACCCATCATTGGCTTCATCTGAGCTCCAGGATTACAACCCATCATCGGCTTCATTTGAGCTCCTCCTCCATTACCACCCATCATAGGCAGCTTCATCTGAGCACCGCCAGGATTAGCGCCCATCATAGCCTTCATCTTATTCATAGGGATATCATCCATTTCATCGTCAAACTCATCCTCAtcaaattcatcatcatcatcatcctcatcaaaatcatcttcatcatcctcATCGTCGGTCACATAGTCATCCGCAGGCAAAGCAGCAAACTTGACAGCCTTTTGGTTCTGATCTTTGCCCATAGGGGGAAGTTTCAGGTCCTTGAATTGTGGGGGCAGCTTCAGATCTTGTAACCCCTGAAACTGCTGCATTTGCTGCTGGTTTGGCATTTGAGCTCCTCCTCCACCGCCACCTCCACCTTTTGACTGATTGTTCCCACCTTTCTGAACTAGACCTTGGCCTGGTCCCTTGTTATTGCCACCTCCTTTACCGCCACCATCAAGTTGCATGTTCTTGAACTGATTATTAAGCTGATTTTGTTGGTTGTTGTTAGAGGCCGCCTTGGGGGCACCCCAAACCTGTGCATGTTTCCCACTCTTGGCTAGTTTCTTGATCAATGTAGCAGGGTCTACATTTCCAGAAACGGTCACTTTTCCTTGTTCTGAATCTATGCTTGTCTTATAAACCCCTGGATATTAAACCAAACATCAGAAAAAGGAGAAGTAAAAAACAAGCCATATATTTAGGAAGTAATAAAAATTGAGTCTTGGAATGGGAAGTGGGAAAAATACCTTCAATCTTTTGCAAGATTTTCTTGACTTTCTGCTTACACCCATCACAGTGTATATTGACTTTAAGGACACAAGTCTGCATGCACAAGCAAAGCCAGCCCAACACAGAACAGAGTAAAGTAATTAACTTTCTCAGAAACATCCAACGTTCAAACAAACATAAAACAAAGAACACATACAAAAGTAAAACAAGTTTTGATCTTTCAGTCAAAACAGACACTAATTAAATCAccaatgacaaaaaaaatgaaaatgggaACAGAGGATCTTGAGTCCTCTTGATTTAGAAACTCAACTAAATCCCCTGTAGTACCATTCagaaaaacacaacaacaacacacacacactcttATACACGCACATTAATAGATACACATTCAAATGAGCCAACTGAGAAAAAAAAAGTACCTGGatcttcaagaactcttctttaCTCATATCTCCAAGCTAATGGAATAAAAAGGGGTAATCTTGAAAATGAGGAGAAGAGTATTTTCTTGTCTAATAGATCTAGCAAAAAAGCAAAAACAGCTAAAAATCAACACAGAAATGGTGaattaacacacacacacactagaaCTCAAACACCCTCTTTCTCCATTCTTTCTTTCCTCAAATGGGGTTCTTCCAAACAGACACAAAGAGCAAAATgtaaagagaaaaacaaaaataggcTTGGGCAAAAcgaaagaaggaaaagaaaaaagagaaggtgTTTCAGGGGTGGTGGGTAGAAGACATTATAACTTCTCTGCTTTCCTCTATTTCAGAgttaaaagagagaaagagaaagagagctAACACTCAATGAAGAGCAGAACTTGCACAAAGAGTGAGAGAGAAAAGAGGAGGGGTGGCCTATAAATGTTTTCACTTACACTACTTTACTTAATgcttattactccctccattagaatttacttattacattttaaattatgaatttattaaaaaaataataaataatataataattttatcataatattcttattaattaatattaattactctcttcatttcattttatatatcatagtttaatcaaacataaaatttaaaaaataaaaaatacttaataatttttatcaaattattctttattaaaaaatatattactagTATCTCTAATTAAGTAGGATCaataagaataaaaacaaaattatatctttaaatagttgctaaataagaaaaaatgtcaTTCTCCTTagaatgaataaaaaagaaatatgacgacacataaaatgcgATAAATAgagttaaaattttgaaaagtgattggGAGAATATGTAActatgttaaaaataaaatatgaaaaaatattatcttttatgatttattaaaattaataaataaaaataaaaattaaattaaaaaaatcgtGACAAGTAAATCTAAAcgaaaaagtatttttattttcttttttttatttagaggTTTCTTGTAATTTAATATCACTATTAGCCAAACAAGAAAACTATTTTGGCTTTTTCCTTTtcctatttatgaaattttactttttttgagtTTTGGGTGTGAATGGACTTTGATGGCTTAATTGGCTTCTTGGCTTGGCTTAGAGGGGATTTATGGCTTGTTGTGAGATGGTTGTCAGTTGGTCAGCAAAGTATATAAGAACTCAGAAAGTAATGAAACTGATACTCTCCTtctgttttaatttgttttgatCAATATTATTAACttatacaatattttaaaaagtaaaaaatgattttaattttataattttttattaaagttatattaaatataaaataatttagttCTGTaatctgaaatatcttaaaaaattaatattaaaaaataatgttcttaaataaatttaaaaaatcaaataactaaaataaaataagttaaataaattaatatatatatatatatatatatatatatatatatatatatatatatatacacagataTGAATAAACTCTTGTCAGATTTTATCCCAATAGGGTAATAATGTAATTAATGAGTAGGAGGCAAATGGGGCATGTATAGCATTACTCTCAAATTTTGGACCATATGCTTCTTCCgtttaattttacttatcatatttaatatttttaaaattaaattatataaattttaattaatattttaaaattaattttttataatattaatagaaaaaattttaatttataatattttttatactcataatttataaatatttaaatttaaaatttaaaatattatattaattaaatataaattaaccctaaaaattaattaaattgaccctcataaaataaaatatactatagaTAAAAATGAATGGAGGGAGTAGCGCATATTAATctgagtatttttattttttcacaccATGGATTTACTCGATTGGTAAGAACTTTGAATATTTCTTGTTTATatcaaattaattatttgaatgtGGTTagtattaataattattattaagttaatcttcttattaaaattaaattattttatttcatagaaACGTTGGCGTACATAAATATTTATCGTGATCGTAATGTggaagaaaatataaatttttttttttgcggGTGGACTGACAGGTCTAAAATTAATTGAGTTGCTCAAGAGTAAACAttatatttttggtgttttaatttatgttttcatTTGAATTTAATTAAGCTCTGTGGAAGtagtatatttgaattttaaaataaagaactttaataaataaaaatatacattttctatatatCTTTGTAAAGTTGAACGAATAAATTATATGTGGTCTTAAACTAGCTCTAAACGAAATCTACAATACTTGAGGTTGAAGTCGAGTTTTatagaattttcaaacaaaaatacgTAAATTGTTTTAATTCAATCAATAAATGCAAGTCAGTGATGCAAATATTGTGATGCCCAACTATTAGCCACAGTTTATGAACAAAGTTCGGTAGCTAACTCTCAAGCAAATGAAGGAAAGAAGCGAGTCAATCCAAATATTTTTGCGTATCTGCCTCGATTATCTTCTTTCTCGAAAAACTATAATTATCTGACAAAGAGGAAAAGTATTTTGTCGAGAAAGCTATTTGCTTCTCTCAAATTATTCGAGATaatacattaattaaaaaaataattaataatataagttatttatcataatatttctattaaatgatatttatattttaattttttaaaaaaataattaatataaaaggtaaaacaagaaagaaattttttgtcacttttttaTTAAcgaaaaagataagtaaaataaaaaatcaatttaggAAATTTGAGACAGAGGAAGTAAtactttgagttgtaatatttgACGCGACTTGAAAATTGTCGTGCTCTATCAACACCTAATAATTGTTCTAATTTCaacttattaataatatttttgtcaagatcaaaaaataaattatggatAAAAATTTAGAAGAGGGTGTGTGGTTGTTAATATAACATGAGTTTAAATTAGATTGAATATATTTGCGCTAAAATATAACTCTTTTCGAACATAGTTAAAGTAGCTATTGCACCTATTAATTATTGACCATACCTTAATTAAcatttcaaaatcaagaatttcctcctaCGCAATACAAGTATTAAGTCAGTTTGTTACCAAGTCCTACAGTAATATTCACTACCAAACTTTCTCAAGGTTAGAGTgtgtatatgtatacatatacatacatatatatatatatatatatatatatataatatatgtatatatatacatatatgtacaaaGGTAATATGATATCGTGTATCGAAGACGCTTATTTTGATTCAAGATATCCACGACAAATGTTGTAAGCAGGGGCGGAGCTATCCTTTACATAGGTGGTTCATCCGAACTCCATTTGgtagaaaattatactatatttatatgattaaaattattttttatgtatatatagttaatGTTGACCTCCCTTCGGTTAGTTCATATGTTCACTTGTGAACGCCTTACTGAAAATCCTGACT is a genomic window containing:
- the LOC107841354 gene encoding heavy metal-associated isoprenylated plant protein 33 codes for the protein MSKEEFLKIQTCVLKVNIHCDGCKQKVKKILQKIEGVYKTSIDSEQGKVTVSGNVDPATLIKKLAKSGKHAQVWGAPKAASNNNQQNQLNNQFKNMQLDGGGKGGGNNKGPGQGLVQKGGNNQSKGGGGGGGGAQMPNQQQMQQFQGLQDLKLPPQFKDLKLPPMGKDQNQKAVKFAALPADDYVTDDEDDEDDFDEDDDDDEFDEDEFDDEMDDIPMNKMKAMMGANPGGAQMKLPMMGGNGGGAQMKPMMGCNPGAQMKPMMGGNGGGGQMPNMMMNGLMNGQHPQLMKGGNGGNNGGNAGGNGKKGGGNGGGNIPVQINMGGNNGGKKGGGNGNGGNQNQGGGSAQKGGKNGGGQPNAGGGGQNKNGGGHPNMNGNGAKKGGGGNDGMQGMPNRMMAMSAGGNMGQLGNMTNPMGQMGQMGGPPAGQMGNPMGQMGNPMGNPMGQMSSVPAVQGLPAGAAMGGGGGNGGGYLQGAGPEVMAGNPYYHQQQQQMAAMMMQQQRANGNERFQPMMYARPPPAVNYMPPPYNPYYYGPPPPPSDNYSTFFSDENTNSCRVM